From a single Theobroma cacao cultivar B97-61/B2 unplaced genomic scaffold, Criollo_cocoa_genome_V2, whole genome shotgun sequence genomic region:
- the LOC108663906 gene encoding uncharacterized protein LOC108663906, which produces MSPRRKQPPFTRSAGRGRGCFQRRQLGAIEEESTASTIRAAPAAEQIETPPHPPPPLPLTSILAMPLEAVQALAAFFTAIAGQAQAGQVLPTVPLAAPSVPPSPPPVPPPVLDVSDSKKLKEARQHSCVSFMGESDATVAKEVVRMALRAEKLANENKSLRAELAKRRSLSVSSSQPPNRGKNSSVSGSSRRCRNCGNYHVGPCRGPARCFHCDQLGHIRRDCPQLGRATVAAPSPPAHTDIQRRDSSGLQPRQG; this is translated from the coding sequence atgTCTCCTCGACGCAAACAACCACCTTTCACTAGATCAGctgggaggggaagaggttGTTTTCAACGTCGTCAGTTAGGTGCAATAGAGGAGGAATCGACTGCATCcaccattcgggcagcacctgctgctgaACAAATCGagactcctccacatcctccacctcctctGCCACTTACTAGTATTCTTGCTATGCCTCTTGAGGCAGTTCAAGCATTAGCAGCCTTCTTTACTGCTATTGCTGGCCAGGCTCAGGCTGGTCAAGTTCTTCCTACAGTTCCTCTGGCTGCTCCTTCAGTACCACCATCCCCACCTCCTGTCCCACCACCAGTGCTGGATGTTTCTGATTCTAAGAAGCTTAAAGAGGCTAGGCAACATagttgtgtttcttttatggGTGAGTCGGACGCAACCGTGGCTAAAGAGGTGGTGCGAATGGCTTTAAGAGCCGAGAAGCTTGCGAATGAAAATAAGAGTCTGCGAGCTGAGTTAGCAAAAAGGAGAAGTCTAAGTgtatcttctagtcagccaccAAACAGGGGCAAAAACTCCTCTGTTTCAGGAAGTTCACGtagatgcagaaattgtgggaattatcatGTTGGGCCGTGCAGAGGGCCTGCACGATGTTTTCATTGTGATCAACTGGGTCACATTAGGAGAGATTGTCCACAGTTAGGACGGGCTACGGTAGCTGCtccatctccaccagctcATACGGATatacagaggagagattcctcTGGATTGCAACCGAGACAGggatga